Proteins encoded by one window of Streptomyces sp. LX-29:
- a CDS encoding HEXXH motif domain-containing protein gives MPEPSPGAHDRGRRHELSRAQYDAVAGGAGDAGAYRRLWEAERSHRLLLFDLLMDMEAERPGISGPLPAAAGAWELLLAAERRDRVSVEELLLLPETGLWLGRLLRRLRGPSATDVPVWVEVGHLHALAAAAAVLAGLEFTQTVPTRAGTVWLPSLGRASLPPLPGGEPWGVAEVRSHGGALTIRDGAGREVHVPGPLDQTTDTWQPARRVDLGSPAPTRPVFLDDLGPHHIGPVPPERLSDRAADRWEARLREAWPLLVEADPQSAADVAAFLRTVEPLPAENLHHPSSATSADGVGRLAASEPLDAVQLAATLAHEIHHSKLNVLTHMYSLVDSDAEAHLYAPWRNEPRPLRGMLQGVYAFTAVARFWRGRGLRAATGGVEDAGNRDLAGFEYALWRCQLSRVLPGLREEPGLTPLGRRLVDRLTETVAAWVEEPLPAHILTTAHAVADDHAMAWRLHHLAPDAVLVACAADAWLKRAGDPGPLPFDRRPLLRADPDVPQLDVRAALFRVRLADPRALENAEPLCQAPETVVPGARAADIRLTADDAAGALKLYLREIVDAGCAPEVWDPDARRATAGAWAGLGVALGAVGERRAAHALRQRPELVRGVHRAVWDRTGEPPDPISLAAWLDVVSLDTVPR, from the coding sequence ATGCCTGAACCGTCGCCGGGCGCGCACGACCGTGGCCGGCGGCACGAGCTGTCCCGGGCGCAGTACGACGCCGTCGCCGGTGGAGCGGGTGATGCCGGGGCGTACCGGCGGTTGTGGGAGGCCGAGCGCAGCCATCGGCTGCTGCTGTTCGACCTCCTGATGGACATGGAGGCGGAGCGGCCCGGAATCTCCGGTCCGCTCCCCGCCGCGGCCGGCGCCTGGGAACTGCTCCTCGCGGCGGAGCGGCGGGACCGTGTGTCGGTCGAGGAACTGCTGTTGCTGCCGGAGACTGGCCTGTGGCTCGGCCGCCTGCTGCGTCGGCTGCGCGGCCCCTCGGCCACCGACGTGCCGGTCTGGGTCGAGGTCGGGCATCTGCACGCGCTGGCCGCCGCGGCGGCCGTCCTGGCCGGCCTGGAGTTCACCCAGACCGTTCCGACCCGGGCCGGAACGGTCTGGCTGCCCAGCCTGGGCCGAGCGTCGCTGCCCCCGCTCCCCGGTGGTGAGCCCTGGGGCGTCGCCGAAGTCCGCTCCCACGGCGGGGCGCTGACCATACGCGACGGCGCGGGCCGTGAGGTGCACGTTCCCGGCCCACTCGATCAGACGACGGACACCTGGCAGCCGGCCCGCCGGGTCGATCTCGGTTCGCCGGCGCCGACCAGACCCGTGTTCCTGGACGACCTCGGCCCCCACCACATCGGTCCGGTGCCGCCCGAGCGGCTGTCCGACCGCGCGGCCGACCGCTGGGAGGCCCGGTTACGGGAGGCGTGGCCGCTGCTGGTGGAGGCCGATCCGCAGTCCGCGGCCGACGTGGCCGCGTTCCTGCGCACGGTCGAACCGCTCCCCGCGGAGAATCTCCACCACCCGAGCAGCGCCACGTCGGCGGACGGTGTCGGCCGCCTGGCCGCCAGCGAGCCGCTGGACGCCGTGCAGCTGGCCGCGACCCTGGCACACGAGATCCACCACAGCAAGCTCAACGTGCTGACGCACATGTACTCGCTGGTCGACTCGGACGCCGAAGCCCATCTGTACGCCCCGTGGCGCAATGAACCCCGGCCGCTGCGCGGGATGTTGCAAGGGGTCTATGCCTTCACGGCGGTGGCGCGGTTCTGGCGGGGCCGCGGTCTGCGGGCCGCCACGGGCGGTGTCGAGGACGCCGGGAACCGCGACCTGGCCGGGTTCGAGTACGCGCTGTGGCGGTGTCAGCTGTCACGCGTCCTGCCGGGACTGCGCGAGGAGCCCGGCCTCACACCGTTGGGACGGCGGCTGGTGGACCGGCTGACCGAGACGGTCGCCGCGTGGGTCGAGGAGCCGCTGCCCGCGCACATCCTCACCACGGCTCATGCCGTCGCGGACGACCACGCCATGGCCTGGCGACTGCACCATCTCGCGCCCGACGCCGTGCTGGTGGCGTGCGCGGCGGACGCCTGGCTCAAGCGTGCCGGCGACCCCGGGCCGCTCCCCTTCGACCGGCGGCCCCTCCTGCGAGCGGACCCCGATGTCCCCCAGTTGGACGTACGAGCCGCGCTGTTCCGGGTGCGACTGGCCGACCCCCGAGCGCTGGAGAACGCCGAGCCGCTGTGTCAGGCCCCGGAGACGGTCGTGCCCGGAGCCCGCGCCGCCGACATCCGGCTGACCGCCGATGACGCGGCGGGCGCGCTGAAGCTGTATCTGAGAGAGATCGTCGACGCCGGCTGCGCGCCGGAGGTCTGGGACCCGGACGCGCGGCGTGCGACCGCGGGCGCCTGGGCGGGCCTCGGCGTGGCACTGGGCGCCGTGGGCGAGCGGCGTGCCGCTCACGCCCTGCGGCAGCGGCCGGAGCTGGTGCGGGGCGTCCACCGGGCCGTATGGGACCGCACCGGAGAGCCGCCCGATCCGATCTCCCTCGCCGCCTGGCTGGACGTGGTCTCCCTGGACACCGTGCCACGTTGA
- the epsC gene encoding serine O-acetyltransferase EpsC, giving the protein MREDIAVVMDKDPAATSRGEVLLYPHIHALWAHRVAHAWYRRGHRTAARAVALAARFLTGIDIHPGAVIGRRFFIDHGAAVVIGETVEIGDDVMLYHQVTLGSVGWWKDRRRPPGAKRHPTVRDGVVIGVGASVLGPITVEEGAYIGARAVVLEDVPPHSKVSCPRPRVHDPADTAGSQASGSANSSGNHNSSGTSGSSSTPGTSGTSSSLHAAATTPLSKGVASP; this is encoded by the coding sequence ATGCGCGAGGACATCGCGGTGGTCATGGACAAGGACCCGGCCGCCACCTCGCGCGGCGAGGTCCTGCTCTACCCGCACATCCACGCGCTGTGGGCGCACCGGGTGGCGCACGCCTGGTACCGCCGGGGCCACCGTACGGCCGCCCGCGCGGTGGCGCTGGCCGCCCGCTTCCTCACCGGGATCGACATCCACCCCGGCGCGGTGATCGGACGCCGCTTCTTCATCGACCACGGGGCCGCCGTCGTCATCGGCGAGACGGTGGAGATCGGCGACGACGTGATGCTCTACCACCAGGTCACCCTCGGCTCCGTGGGCTGGTGGAAGGACCGACGCCGGCCGCCGGGCGCCAAGCGCCACCCCACCGTGCGGGACGGGGTGGTGATCGGCGTCGGGGCCAGCGTGCTCGGTCCGATCACGGTGGAGGAGGGCGCCTACATCGGGGCTCGCGCGGTCGTCCTGGAGGACGTGCCGCCGCACTCCAAGGTCTCCTGCCCCCGCCCCCGCGTCCACGACCCGGCCGACACCGCGGGCTCCCAGGCCTCCGGCTCCGCCAACTCCTCCGGCAACCACAACTCCTCCGGCACCTCCGGCAGTTCCAGTACCCCCGGCACATCCGGCACCTCCAGCTCACTGCACGCGGCGGCAACCACGCCACTCAGCAAAGGAGTCGCATCGCCATGA
- a CDS encoding pyridoxamine 5'-phosphate oxidase family protein, which yields MREEAAELSAGPRLAVTERTRLRRAREKGRTARADLDEVLAAGFLCHLGVVVDGVPMVVPTVYGVDGDTLYLHGSVASRSLVQAPDSTVCVTVTQVDGIVLARSVFEHSINYRSAMVYGIPRVVTEPEEKLAGLRALTERCAPGQWDYARRPNRRELAATTLLALHLDEASVKVRTGPPDDGDGPDAALGLWAGVVPVTTVHGAPMPDPALPTDVDIPPHIGALARRGPR from the coding sequence GTGAGGGAAGAAGCAGCAGAGCTGTCCGCCGGGCCGCGGCTGGCGGTCACCGAACGCACCCGGCTCCGCCGGGCACGAGAGAAAGGACGCACCGCTCGCGCCGATCTCGACGAGGTTCTCGCTGCCGGATTCCTCTGCCATCTCGGGGTGGTGGTCGACGGCGTTCCCATGGTCGTGCCCACGGTTTACGGAGTCGACGGCGACACGCTTTATCTGCACGGCTCCGTCGCCAGTCGAAGCCTTGTCCAGGCACCCGATTCCACGGTGTGCGTGACGGTGACCCAGGTCGATGGAATCGTCCTCGCCCGCTCGGTTTTCGAGCACAGCATCAATTACCGCAGCGCCATGGTCTACGGAATTCCACGGGTGGTCACGGAACCGGAGGAGAAACTGGCCGGGCTGCGCGCGCTCACCGAGCGGTGCGCCCCCGGCCAGTGGGACTACGCACGGCGCCCCAACCGCCGGGAGCTGGCCGCCACCACGCTGCTCGCGCTGCACCTGGACGAGGCGTCGGTCAAGGTCCGCACCGGCCCGCCGGACGACGGCGACGGACCGGACGCCGCACTGGGCCTGTGGGCCGGGGTGGTGCCGGTGACCACGGTCCACGGCGCCCCGATGCCGGACCCGGCGCTGCCGACGGACGTCGACATACCGCCCCACATCGGCGCGTTGGCGCGACGCGGGCCGCGCTGA
- a CDS encoding SidA/IucD/PvdA family monooxygenase: protein MPYGHIHDILGIGFGPANLALAIALEESAPGLSARFIEARDQPRWQPGMLLDGSDIQNHPSRDLVTLRNPRSRYSFLNYLFEQDRLIAHLNLPMEFPLRKEYAQYISWAADQFSDVVDCGRRAVGIEVQERDGERLYVVDTDTGERYVARSLVVAPGRTPLIPAPFDGSDSRRVFHLTDYLFRLKELAADRDPEAVAVIGGSQSAVELTLDLARRFPRTRVVTYVRSHSLRLKDTSPFSEEGYFPEFTEYYYQLSREGKRSLDAYMKPTNYSSADGDVLRELYLMLYEQRLDQDQRVFVKGDRRTDTVREVAGGIELGLTEVHTGAVETDTVDFAVLATGFRNLGPGPDEEPHPPLLAGLADRLAREPDGRLDVRADYSLTPLDGDGALPPLFLNGLCESSHGIGDAGSFSLLSLRASVIADALRKGLGDGAGSAPPERPVTVGAAG from the coding sequence ATGCCCTATGGCCATATTCACGACATCCTCGGCATCGGCTTCGGACCGGCCAACCTGGCCCTGGCCATCGCCCTCGAGGAGTCGGCTCCCGGACTCTCCGCCCGCTTCATCGAGGCCCGCGACCAGCCACGGTGGCAGCCGGGCATGCTGCTGGACGGCTCCGACATCCAGAACCACCCGAGCCGGGACCTGGTGACGCTGCGCAACCCGCGCAGCCGCTACAGCTTCCTCAACTACCTCTTCGAGCAGGACCGGCTGATCGCCCATCTGAACCTGCCGATGGAGTTCCCGCTGCGCAAGGAGTACGCCCAGTACATCAGCTGGGCCGCCGACCAGTTCAGCGACGTGGTGGACTGTGGGCGCCGGGCCGTCGGGATCGAGGTCCAGGAACGGGACGGCGAGCGGCTCTACGTGGTCGACACCGACACCGGCGAGCGCTACGTCGCCCGCTCGCTGGTGGTGGCCCCCGGCCGCACGCCGCTGATCCCCGCCCCCTTCGACGGCAGCGACTCACGGCGCGTCTTCCACCTCACCGACTACCTGTTCCGGCTGAAGGAGCTGGCCGCCGACCGGGACCCGGAGGCGGTCGCGGTGATCGGCGGCAGCCAGAGCGCGGTGGAGCTGACCCTGGACCTCGCACGGCGCTTCCCGCGCACCCGCGTGGTCACCTACGTCCGCTCGCACAGCCTGCGGCTCAAGGACACCAGCCCGTTCAGCGAGGAGGGCTACTTCCCCGAGTTCACGGAGTACTACTACCAGCTGTCCCGGGAAGGCAAGCGCTCCCTCGACGCCTACATGAAGCCCACCAACTACTCCTCGGCCGACGGCGACGTGCTGCGCGAGCTGTACCTGATGCTCTACGAGCAGCGGCTCGACCAGGACCAGCGGGTCTTCGTCAAGGGCGACCGGCGCACCGACACGGTGCGCGAGGTGGCGGGCGGGATCGAGCTGGGCCTGACCGAGGTGCACACCGGCGCCGTCGAGACCGACACCGTGGACTTCGCCGTCCTGGCCACCGGCTTCCGCAACCTGGGCCCCGGCCCCGACGAGGAGCCGCACCCGCCGCTGCTGGCGGGGCTGGCCGACCGGCTGGCCCGCGAGCCCGACGGCCGGCTGGACGTGCGGGCCGACTACTCCCTGACCCCGCTGGACGGCGACGGGGCGCTGCCCCCGCTGTTCCTCAACGGCCTGTGCGAGTCCTCCCACGGCATCGGTGACGCCGGCTCCTTCAGCCTGCTGTCGCTGCGCGCCTCGGTGATCGCCGACGCCCTGCGCAAGGGCCTGGGCGACGGCGCGGGGAGCGCGCCGCCCGAGCGGCCGGTCACCGTCGGCGCCGCAGGCTGA
- a CDS encoding SidA/IucD/PvdA family monooxygenase, producing the protein MTRTHHDAPVHDLVVAGFGPAGISIAVAAVDHDEAQPAGAPPLDAVYLERARDSAWQPNLVLPGTDIQHHFLRDFATPRDPRSRFTFPNYLLSTGRFYPFTLLGGYASREEWSAYVEWTAREVARPVAYHREVVEIAPVTDADGVVRAAEVTSVDVRDGSRHTHFGRNVAISTGHLPYVPRLFEPSLGERVFHASRFLPRLAALPEGPLRYAVVGAGQTAGEIMLHLAARHPDNEIFSLTRGHGIRMYELGHFSNEVYFPQETDYFYALPRAEREQALDQVRATNYAAVDPDVSTALYQAVYQDRLSGRGRWHMLNRTAVTGLKAPEGGDGTSGGVHLELAEVHTGRTDALDVDAVILCTGYTEPRLPAQLDPFRDHLLTDEAGDPLVTRAYRAQTRDDCEVGIYLNGMTEWRHGISSATSFSVMAVKADVIHRDLRERLAARSGEAER; encoded by the coding sequence ATGACCCGCACCCACCATGACGCACCCGTCCACGACCTGGTGGTCGCCGGCTTCGGACCGGCCGGCATCTCGATCGCCGTGGCCGCCGTCGACCACGACGAGGCGCAGCCGGCCGGCGCGCCCCCGCTGGACGCGGTGTACCTGGAGCGCGCCCGGGACTCGGCCTGGCAGCCGAACCTGGTGCTGCCCGGCACCGACATCCAGCACCACTTCCTGCGCGACTTCGCCACCCCGCGCGACCCCCGCTCCCGCTTCACCTTCCCCAACTACCTGCTGTCCACCGGCCGCTTCTACCCCTTCACCCTGCTCGGTGGCTACGCCAGCCGCGAGGAGTGGTCGGCCTACGTGGAGTGGACCGCGCGGGAGGTCGCCCGGCCGGTCGCGTACCACCGGGAGGTCGTGGAGATCGCGCCGGTGACCGACGCGGACGGCGTCGTCCGGGCCGCGGAGGTGACCAGCGTCGACGTCCGGGACGGCAGCCGCCACACCCACTTCGGCCGCAACGTGGCGATCTCCACCGGCCACCTTCCGTACGTCCCACGGCTGTTCGAGCCGAGCCTGGGCGAACGCGTCTTCCACGCCTCCCGGTTCCTGCCCCGGCTGGCCGCGCTGCCCGAGGGGCCGCTGCGCTACGCCGTCGTCGGCGCCGGCCAGACCGCCGGCGAGATCATGCTGCACCTGGCGGCCCGGCACCCGGACAACGAGATCTTCTCGCTGACCCGCGGCCACGGCATCCGGATGTACGAGCTCGGCCACTTCAGCAACGAGGTCTACTTCCCGCAGGAGACCGACTACTTCTACGCGCTGCCGCGGGCCGAGCGGGAGCAGGCCCTGGACCAGGTGCGGGCGACCAACTACGCGGCCGTCGACCCCGACGTCTCCACCGCCCTCTACCAGGCCGTCTACCAGGACCGGCTCAGCGGCCGGGGACGCTGGCACATGCTCAACCGGACCGCGGTGACCGGCCTCAAGGCCCCCGAGGGCGGCGACGGCACGTCAGGCGGTGTGCACCTGGAGCTGGCCGAGGTGCACACCGGCCGGACCGACGCCCTCGACGTCGACGCCGTCATCCTGTGCACCGGCTACACCGAGCCGCGCCTCCCGGCCCAGCTCGACCCCTTCCGGGACCATCTGCTCACCGACGAGGCCGGCGACCCGCTGGTCACCCGCGCCTACCGCGCGCAGACCCGCGACGACTGCGAGGTCGGCATCTACCTCAACGGCATGACCGAGTGGCGCCACGGCATCAGCAGCGCCACCTCCTTCAGCGTGATGGCGGTCAAGGCCGACGTCATCCACCGCGATCTGCGCGAGCGGCTCGCGGCCCGGTCGGGAGAGGCGGAACGGTGA
- a CDS encoding cupin domain-containing protein gives MHIHSWESSDLKFEPDYNVKAQRLPRFDGADEPYEGGAWVIVPPHTTMSEHVNPDGESELFYIVSGSGELEVSGERRRVKFGDSVFIPPHEKHLLVNDGDEPVVFLSLWWGGKPGIA, from the coding sequence ATGCACATTCACAGCTGGGAGTCGTCCGATCTGAAGTTTGAGCCCGACTACAACGTCAAGGCGCAGCGGCTGCCGCGTTTCGACGGCGCGGACGAGCCGTATGAGGGCGGGGCGTGGGTCATCGTGCCGCCGCACACCACGATGTCCGAACACGTCAATCCGGACGGGGAGTCCGAGTTGTTCTACATCGTCTCGGGTTCCGGGGAGCTCGAGGTGTCGGGTGAGCGCCGGCGGGTGAAGTTCGGGGACTCGGTCTTCATTCCGCCGCACGAGAAGCACCTGTTGGTGAACGACGGGGACGAGCCGGTGGTCTTCCTGTCGCTGTGGTGGGGTGGCAAGCCGGGCATAGCGTGA
- a CDS encoding class I tRNA ligase family protein — MTYVVTSAPPNPNGDLHLGHLSGPFLGADVLRRHLAQLGHEVRHVGYSDEHSCYVPRRAHELGRGARETAYAFGQKMQSTLALADMSHDYFTRPLREPLHTKIVQRFFLDLWNKGALEVQELPVFRCEPCDRYLYEAEVRGACQFCAAPSDGVYCEECGRPQDPAGLAEAHCTRCGATPVLSSLRRIVFPLDRYREQLGEYYARAGEGESWRPRLRAYLDDMISRPLPDTPVSREADYGIPVPLPEWEGHILDTWFSGIWGYVAATAGLAEAEGDPERWERWWSDPDTEIVHFLGFDCSFSHAILWPSLLMAHGELTLPSQIIINEFYRLEGDKFSTSRGHAIWGGEFLRQVSADALRFHLCLTGPEREQTNFYAREFDETVDTLLVQNLQQWAGDIVALACEDFEKEVPDVGLLTGELAVMARKLPQEVAEALSPQAFSPQRATKLIAAAIDRLAKDLPMLRAWRTSGGVEYRMRLVTHLELLARVAAVSAPIMPGWSAYVLGRLGVAPVDPFTGTPAWPGVEPLLAAGHRLTGPLSPFFQGVHA; from the coding sequence ATGACCTACGTCGTCACCAGCGCGCCGCCCAACCCCAACGGAGACCTGCACCTGGGCCACCTCTCCGGCCCCTTCCTCGGCGCGGACGTGCTCCGCCGCCACCTGGCCCAGCTCGGCCACGAGGTACGACACGTCGGCTACTCCGACGAGCACTCCTGCTACGTCCCCCGCCGCGCCCACGAACTGGGCCGCGGCGCCCGGGAGACCGCGTACGCCTTCGGCCAGAAGATGCAGTCCACGCTGGCGCTGGCCGACATGAGCCACGACTACTTCACCCGCCCGCTGCGCGAGCCCCTGCACACCAAGATCGTGCAGCGCTTCTTCCTCGACCTGTGGAACAAGGGCGCCCTGGAGGTCCAGGAGCTGCCGGTCTTCCGCTGCGAGCCGTGCGACCGCTATCTCTACGAGGCCGAGGTGCGCGGCGCCTGCCAGTTCTGCGCCGCCCCCTCCGACGGCGTCTACTGCGAGGAGTGCGGCCGGCCGCAGGACCCGGCCGGGCTCGCGGAGGCGCACTGCACCCGCTGCGGCGCCACCCCCGTGCTCTCCTCCCTCCGGCGCATCGTCTTCCCCCTGGACCGCTACCGCGAACAGCTCGGCGAGTACTACGCGCGGGCCGGCGAGGGCGAGAGCTGGCGGCCGCGGCTGCGCGCCTACCTCGACGACATGATCAGCCGGCCGCTGCCGGACACCCCCGTCAGCCGGGAGGCCGACTACGGCATCCCGGTGCCGCTGCCCGAGTGGGAAGGGCACATCCTGGACACCTGGTTCAGCGGCATCTGGGGCTATGTCGCGGCGACCGCCGGGCTCGCCGAGGCCGAGGGCGACCCGGAGCGCTGGGAGCGCTGGTGGAGCGACCCGGACACCGAGATCGTGCACTTCCTCGGCTTCGACTGCAGCTTCTCGCACGCCATCCTGTGGCCCTCGCTGCTGATGGCGCACGGCGAGCTGACCCTGCCGTCCCAGATCATCATCAACGAGTTCTACCGGCTGGAGGGGGACAAGTTCTCCACCAGCCGCGGCCACGCCATCTGGGGCGGGGAGTTCCTGCGCCAGGTCTCCGCCGACGCGCTCCGCTTCCATCTGTGCCTGACCGGCCCCGAGCGGGAGCAGACCAACTTCTACGCCCGCGAGTTCGACGAGACCGTCGACACCCTGCTGGTGCAGAACCTCCAGCAGTGGGCCGGTGACATCGTGGCGCTGGCCTGCGAGGACTTCGAGAAGGAGGTGCCGGACGTCGGGCTGCTCACCGGCGAACTGGCGGTCATGGCCAGAAAGCTGCCGCAGGAGGTGGCCGAGGCCCTCTCGCCGCAAGCCTTCTCCCCGCAGCGCGCCACCAAGCTGATCGCCGCCGCGATCGACCGGCTGGCGAAGGACCTGCCGATGCTGCGCGCCTGGCGCACCAGCGGCGGGGTGGAGTACCGGATGCGGCTGGTCACCCACCTGGAGCTGCTGGCGCGGGTGGCGGCGGTGAGCGCGCCCATCATGCCGGGCTGGTCGGCCTATGTACTGGGGCGCCTCGGCGTCGCCCCGGTCGACCCGTTCACCGGCACCCCCGCCTGGCCGGGCGTCGAGCCGCTGCTGGCGGCCGGACACCGGCTCACCGGGCCCCTGTCGCCGTTCTTCCAGGGGGTGCATGCGTGA
- a CDS encoding diaminobutyrate--2-oxoglutarate transaminase family protein translates to MTHTPPSAGVPQTPRVTGEVPGPRSREYLERQARRESTARSYPYRLPIAIARAQGAYVEDVDGNVFLDFLAGAGVLSLGHNHPDVIAAVTDQLGVLVHGLDFPTPVKDRFTELQLAQLPEPMRERTRIHFCGPTGANAVDAALKLCKTATGREDVIAFQGGFHGATLAAMSVTGLVSQKEPVRGRMPGVHFFPYGGSARCPVGLHPDGCNAHAAAFLEHALTDPNGGVPLPAAVIMELVQGEGGVVPADVEFVQRVRAITRELGVPLIVDEVQTGCGRTGTWFAFEQYGIEPDVVVASKALSGVGLPVAIILYDEKLDSWAPGAHTGTFRGNQLAFAAGVAALDVYAREDTLANVAERGRQLLSRLEELKKTTDWVGDVRGLGLMQGVELTDPVTGRPAGGLAKAVQAGALRRGLILEVGGRDDCVVRMLPPLNVTAADVDFAADTIAAALAEALAETEPTVQGGTRI, encoded by the coding sequence GTGACCCACACCCCCCCATCAGCCGGCGTCCCGCAGACGCCCCGCGTCACCGGCGAGGTGCCGGGACCGCGCTCGCGGGAGTACCTGGAGCGCCAGGCCCGACGCGAGTCCACCGCCCGCAGCTACCCCTACCGACTGCCGATCGCCATCGCCCGGGCCCAGGGCGCCTACGTCGAGGACGTCGACGGCAACGTCTTCCTCGACTTCCTGGCCGGCGCCGGCGTGCTGTCCCTCGGCCACAACCACCCCGACGTGATCGCCGCCGTGACGGACCAGCTCGGCGTCCTCGTCCACGGGCTGGACTTCCCCACCCCGGTCAAGGACCGCTTCACCGAGCTCCAACTGGCGCAGCTGCCGGAGCCCATGCGCGAGCGCACCAGAATCCACTTCTGCGGCCCGACCGGCGCCAACGCCGTCGACGCGGCCCTGAAGCTGTGCAAGACCGCCACCGGGCGCGAGGACGTCATCGCCTTCCAGGGCGGCTTCCACGGGGCCACGCTGGCCGCCATGTCCGTCACCGGACTGGTCAGCCAGAAGGAGCCGGTGCGCGGCCGGATGCCCGGGGTGCACTTCTTCCCGTACGGCGGATCCGCCCGCTGCCCGGTCGGGCTGCACCCGGACGGCTGCAACGCGCATGCCGCCGCCTTCCTGGAGCACGCGCTGACCGACCCCAACGGCGGGGTCCCGCTGCCCGCGGCGGTGATCATGGAGCTGGTGCAGGGCGAGGGCGGCGTGGTGCCCGCCGACGTCGAGTTCGTGCAGCGGGTCCGGGCCATCACCCGGGAGCTGGGCGTGCCGCTGATCGTCGACGAGGTGCAGACCGGCTGCGGCCGCACCGGCACCTGGTTCGCCTTCGAGCAGTACGGCATCGAGCCGGACGTCGTCGTCGCCTCCAAGGCGCTCAGCGGCGTCGGCCTCCCGGTGGCGATCATCCTCTACGACGAGAAGCTGGACTCCTGGGCGCCCGGCGCGCACACCGGCACCTTCCGCGGCAACCAGCTCGCCTTCGCCGCCGGCGTCGCCGCCCTCGACGTCTACGCGCGGGAGGACACGCTCGCCAACGTCGCCGAGCGCGGCCGGCAGCTGCTGTCCCGGCTGGAGGAGCTGAAGAAGACCACCGACTGGGTGGGCGACGTCCGCGGGCTCGGCCTCATGCAGGGCGTGGAGCTCACCGACCCGGTGACCGGCCGGCCCGCCGGAGGGCTCGCCAAGGCCGTCCAGGCCGGCGCGCTGCGCCGCGGCCTGATCCTCGAGGTCGGCGGCCGGGACGACTGCGTGGTGCGGATGCTGCCGCCGCTGAACGTCACCGCCGCCGACGTCGACTTCGCCGCCGACACCATCGCCGCCGCGCTGGCCGAGGCGCTCGCGGAGACCGAACCCACCGTGCAAGGAGGCACCCGTATATGA
- a CDS encoding FAD-binding oxidoreductase yields MTATPATPGPAATAEVVVVGGGVVGAAIAHALVTAGAGRVVLCEQGRAAWQGATSRSGGLLRLHHTSHPDTRLATLSLPVFQNWSEAIGGDCGYRRTGFVMLVDEKYADRLAVNSDAVVRAGGASRVIDLAEVRSLYPGLNLDGVGAAAYEPEGGYADPAATTAALLAAGRRHGLRVYEGTRVEAVETRGERVTGVATSIGRIAAGTVVLAQGAWGARLARPLGVDLPVRPRRIGIALADTGGPDGVAPAIPTCIDDTTGRYFRPDGAGRMFFGVPSDDGMELDRELPPLTPEELTAARAAVGRRVPAAATAPVIGTRAGFDGYTPDRRPVIGPAGPEGCYLATGFSGGGFKTAPVVGSLVAAELIGTGPAGPTEEELLRPYRPDRFAAGRPSAGDHSYAHM; encoded by the coding sequence GTGACCGCGACCCCCGCGACACCCGGCCCGGCGGCCACCGCGGAGGTGGTGGTCGTCGGGGGCGGGGTGGTCGGCGCCGCCATCGCCCACGCCCTGGTGACCGCCGGGGCAGGCCGGGTGGTCCTGTGCGAGCAGGGCCGGGCCGCCTGGCAGGGCGCCACCTCCCGCTCCGGCGGCCTGCTGCGGCTGCACCACACCTCCCACCCCGACACCCGGCTGGCCACCCTCTCGCTGCCGGTCTTCCAGAACTGGTCCGAGGCGATCGGCGGCGACTGCGGCTACCGGCGCACCGGGTTCGTGATGCTGGTGGACGAGAAGTACGCCGACCGACTCGCCGTCAACAGCGACGCCGTGGTCCGGGCCGGCGGCGCCAGCCGGGTGATCGACCTCGCCGAGGTGCGTTCGCTGTACCCCGGACTGAACCTGGACGGGGTCGGAGCGGCGGCGTACGAGCCGGAGGGCGGCTACGCCGACCCCGCGGCCACCACCGCGGCCCTGCTGGCCGCGGGCAGACGGCACGGACTGCGGGTGTACGAGGGCACCCGGGTGGAGGCGGTGGAGACCCGCGGCGAGCGGGTCACCGGAGTCGCCACGTCCATCGGTCGCATCGCGGCCGGCACGGTGGTGCTCGCCCAGGGCGCCTGGGGCGCCCGACTGGCCCGCCCGCTCGGCGTCGACCTGCCGGTGCGCCCCCGCCGGATCGGCATCGCCCTAGCGGACACCGGCGGCCCGGACGGGGTCGCCCCCGCCATCCCCACCTGCATCGACGACACCACCGGCCGCTACTTCCGGCCCGACGGCGCGGGCCGGATGTTCTTCGGCGTGCCCAGCGACGACGGCATGGAGCTGGACCGCGAACTGCCGCCGTTGACCCCCGAGGAGCTGACCGCGGCCCGCGCCGCCGTCGGCCGTCGCGTACCGGCCGCCGCCACCGCCCCGGTGATCGGCACCCGTGCCGGGTTCGACGGCTACACGCCCGACCGCCGACCGGTCATCGGCCCGGCCGGACCCGAGGGCTGCTACCTCGCCACGGGCTTCAGCGGCGGCGGCTTCAAGACCGCCCCCGTCGTCGGCTCCCTGGTGGCCGCGGAGCTCATCGGCACGGGACCGGCCGGCCCCACCGAGGAGGAGCTGCTGCGGCCGTACCGCCCCGATCGATTCGCAGCCGGCCGTCCCTCCGCTGGAGATCATTCCTATGCACACATGTGA